One Bosea sp. 685 DNA segment encodes these proteins:
- a CDS encoding Xaa-Pro peptidase family protein, translating to MAHLGSAVRDYRFTLMRDLMDREGYDALAFTQGDFFEFATNFHTDVQPWERPILCVLPRNGEPFALLNELSTNHWRFSTEAQHLWVSDVSFYAEHPRLSQRVPLATQWVEVVADKLKSAGLHRSRIGVDAGGGPLARVPGLLPHLRLETATGEFRKLRFVKHEDEIALMREIAALSDWVQERYRENIRPGRLVQELDMSMAALMAEESARRFPGENLEILRCWTLSGPASCAPHGDGRSSGARIEEGHGLVNIVIPRVNGMVVENERTWFCGKPSERQVKLFEAARVANEAACEAAITGSQVCAIDAAAQAVFERAGVADLILHRTGHGMGLLGHEFPEDMAFNTRPLLEREVYSAEPGLYQWGLGGFRHDDTVVVGTKPEVLTKAPKDLASQTVN from the coding sequence ATGGCCCATCTCGGCTCCGCCGTTCGCGACTACCGCTTCACCCTGATGCGCGACCTGATGGATCGCGAAGGCTATGACGCGCTTGCCTTCACGCAAGGGGATTTCTTCGAGTTCGCGACCAATTTCCATACCGACGTACAGCCTTGGGAGCGACCTATCCTCTGCGTGCTGCCACGCAACGGCGAGCCCTTCGCCCTCCTGAACGAGCTCTCCACCAATCATTGGCGCTTCAGCACCGAGGCGCAGCACCTGTGGGTGTCGGACGTGAGCTTCTACGCCGAACACCCACGCCTGTCGCAGCGCGTCCCGCTCGCCACCCAATGGGTCGAGGTCGTTGCGGACAAATTGAAAAGCGCAGGCCTGCACCGTTCGCGCATTGGCGTTGATGCCGGCGGCGGGCCGCTCGCCCGTGTCCCGGGCTTGCTGCCGCATCTGCGCCTGGAAACCGCCACCGGCGAATTCCGCAAGCTGCGCTTCGTCAAGCATGAGGATGAGATCGCATTGATGCGCGAGATCGCCGCGCTCTCCGATTGGGTGCAGGAGCGCTATCGCGAGAACATCCGGCCAGGTCGTCTCGTGCAGGAACTCGACATGTCGATGGCCGCCCTCATGGCGGAGGAATCGGCGCGCCGCTTTCCCGGCGAGAACCTGGAAATCCTGCGCTGCTGGACCCTGTCGGGGCCTGCGAGCTGTGCGCCGCATGGCGACGGACGCTCCTCTGGTGCGCGTATCGAGGAGGGCCATGGCCTCGTCAATATCGTCATCCCGCGCGTCAACGGCATGGTGGTCGAGAATGAGCGCACCTGGTTCTGCGGCAAGCCCTCCGAACGCCAGGTCAAGCTGTTTGAAGCCGCGCGTGTCGCCAATGAAGCCGCTTGCGAGGCGGCGATCACCGGTTCTCAGGTCTGCGCCATCGACGCTGCGGCGCAGGCTGTATTCGAGCGGGCTGGCGTGGCCGATCTCATCCTGCATCGCACCGGGCACGGCATGGGCCTGCTCGGCCATGAATTCCCGGAGGACATGGCGTTCAACACCCGACCGCTCCTGGAGCGCGAGGTCTATTCTGCCGAGCCGGGTCTCTACCAATGGGGTCTTGGCGGTTTCCGCCACGACGACACGGTGGTGGTCGGCACCAAGCCCGAGGTCTTGACCAAGGCCCCGAAGGATCTTGCCAGCCAGACCGTCAACTGA
- a CDS encoding peptidylprolyl isomerase, with protein sequence MTYHDRAQGISTMRRRLVGAILPAALAAGAVLFGRSASAQTKPPRVKVATELGDFVVEVYPDRAPISANNFLAYVDKGLLDGQSAYRIVTIANQPADTAYKIEVIQFGWRGAEGQEPPLPRIAHETTDVIGLKHLDGTLSMARLATGTASAGFFICIGDQPSLDFGGGRHPDRQGFAAFGRVIEGMDVVRHIHATRAEPVDRLAKPIAITRATRMPS encoded by the coding sequence ATGACCTATCATGATCGGGCACAGGGTATTTCGACCATGCGCCGCCGCCTGGTCGGCGCTATCTTGCCGGCGGCGCTTGCTGCTGGCGCGGTCTTGTTCGGGCGTTCGGCGTCTGCGCAGACCAAGCCCCCGAGGGTAAAGGTCGCAACGGAGCTCGGCGATTTCGTCGTCGAGGTTTATCCTGATCGCGCACCGATCTCCGCCAACAACTTCCTCGCCTATGTCGATAAGGGCCTGCTCGACGGCCAGTCGGCCTACCGCATTGTGACGATCGCCAACCAGCCGGCTGACACAGCATACAAGATCGAGGTAATCCAGTTCGGCTGGCGCGGCGCGGAGGGACAAGAGCCACCCTTGCCGCGCATTGCTCACGAGACGACCGATGTGATTGGTCTCAAGCACCTGGATGGCACGCTCTCGATGGCGCGGCTCGCCACCGGGACTGCCAGCGCCGGCTTTTTCATCTGCATCGGCGACCAGCCGTCACTCGATTTCGGCGGCGGCAGGCATCCTGACAGGCAGGGTTTCGCCGCCTTCGGCAGGGTGATCGAGGGCATGGACGTCGTCCGTCACATCCATGCGACGCGCGCCGAGCCCGTCGACCGCCTTGCCAAGCCGATCGCGATCACTCGGGCAACCAGAATGCCTTCGTAA
- a CDS encoding helix-turn-helix domain-containing protein produces the protein MRLRLCEAALEMLCKVGYERLSMNVIVAQARASRGAQTHHFPTKVDLLVGAFEHLLMRWENSHRAFLAAQPRPIALDTYLRHLWLNVFSKPTYVGAVELMLAARSDEVLRERLHGVLAEWMKFRSSIWQQIIGLPSATLSNDTFQSLNLCMLRGMAIHASFNADDSVNNKLLEAWIVVAIKVITPDQALARELEQAAEPPR, from the coding sequence ATGCGCTTGCGCCTCTGCGAAGCCGCACTCGAAATGCTGTGCAAGGTCGGCTACGAGCGCTTGTCGATGAATGTCATCGTGGCCCAAGCTCGGGCTTCGCGCGGCGCGCAAACGCATCATTTTCCGACTAAGGTGGATTTGCTCGTTGGCGCTTTTGAGCATCTCCTGATGCGTTGGGAGAACAGCCACCGAGCGTTCCTCGCGGCCCAGCCACGTCCCATCGCACTCGATACCTATCTGCGCCATCTCTGGCTGAACGTCTTCAGCAAGCCGACCTATGTCGGCGCGGTCGAGCTCATGCTCGCGGCGCGTTCTGACGAAGTACTCCGCGAGCGCCTGCATGGCGTGCTGGCCGAATGGATGAAGTTCAGGAGTTCCATCTGGCAGCAGATCATCGGCTTGCCGAGCGCGACTTTGTCCAACGACACATTCCAGAGCCTCAATCTCTGCATGCTGCGTGGCATGGCGATCCATGCGAGTTTCAACGCCGACGATTCCGTGAACAACAAACTCCTGGAAGCCTGGATCGTGGTCGCGATCAAGGTCATTACGCCGGATCAGGCTCTCGCGCGCGAACTGGAACAGGCTGCTGAGCCACCTCGCTGA
- a CDS encoding site-specific tyrosine recombinase XerD yields the protein MSREARARLKAFLDMLAAERGAARNTLEAYERDIDDYLEWLGGKALGDLAADDIRGWLGDIAARGLKASSAARKLSAVRQFHRFLYTEGLLPDDPSAAIEGPRQGRPLPKVLSVADVDRLIETARLASERDGLSKPARQKALRMRCLIELLYATGLRVSELIALPLSAATTRERFLVVRGKGDKDRLVPLNEAAREAGLVFLEALRQAGGADSRWLFPSDGESGHLTRQAFARDLKSLAAAAGLSPAALSPHVLRHAFASHLLQNGADLRVVQELLGHADIATTQIYTHVLDERLKSMVRDLHPLADES from the coding sequence ATGAGCCGCGAGGCGCGCGCAAGGCTGAAGGCCTTCCTCGACATGCTGGCAGCCGAGCGCGGCGCGGCCCGCAACACGCTTGAAGCCTATGAGCGCGACATCGACGACTACCTGGAATGGCTCGGCGGCAAGGCGCTGGGCGATCTTGCGGCGGACGATATCCGCGGCTGGCTCGGCGACATCGCCGCGCGCGGGCTCAAGGCGTCCTCGGCCGCGCGCAAGCTCTCGGCCGTGCGCCAGTTCCATCGCTTTCTCTACACCGAGGGGCTCTTGCCCGACGATCCTTCGGCCGCAATTGAGGGCCCAAGGCAGGGCCGTCCCTTGCCGAAAGTGCTCTCCGTCGCCGATGTCGACCGGCTGATCGAAACGGCGCGCCTGGCGAGCGAGCGCGACGGCTTGTCGAAGCCCGCCCGCCAGAAGGCGCTGCGCATGCGCTGCCTGATCGAATTGCTCTACGCCACGGGCCTGCGCGTCTCGGAACTGATCGCATTGCCGCTCTCGGCTGCGACCACGCGCGAACGCTTTCTGGTGGTGCGCGGCAAGGGCGACAAGGACCGGCTGGTGCCATTGAACGAGGCCGCGCGCGAGGCCGGGCTCGTCTTTCTCGAGGCGCTGCGCCAGGCAGGCGGGGCCGACAGCCGCTGGCTCTTTCCCTCCGATGGCGAAAGCGGGCACCTGACCCGCCAGGCCTTCGCCCGCGATCTCAAATCGCTCGCCGCGGCGGCAGGGCTTTCACCCGCCGCCTTGAGCCCGCATGTACTGCGCCACGCCTTCGCCAGCCACCTCCTGCAGAACGGCGCCGATCTGCGCGTCGTGCAGGAACTGCTCGGCCATGCCGATATCGCCACCACCCAGATTTACACCCATGTCCTCGATGAGCGGCTGAAAAGCATGGTCCGCGACCTGCACCCGCTCGCCGACGAGAGCTAA
- a CDS encoding shikimate kinase: MMGSGKSAVGRRLATRLGLPFVDADTEIETAAGMSIPEIFAQRGETEFRDGERRVIGRILTTRAPLVLATGGGAYMNAETRERIAKLGISVWLKAEPDVLMRRVRKRSNRPLLQTADPDATLRRMLTEREPLYALADLTLISRDDPLDVVVEDVVAVLGQYLRQPPFGSQESCGSQES; encoded by the coding sequence ATGATGGGCTCGGGCAAGAGCGCGGTCGGCCGAAGGCTGGCGACCCGGCTCGGTCTGCCCTTCGTCGATGCCGATACCGAGATCGAAACGGCGGCGGGCATGAGCATCCCCGAGATCTTCGCCCAACGCGGCGAAACCGAGTTCCGCGACGGCGAGCGGCGGGTGATCGGCCGCATCCTGACCACGCGCGCGCCGCTCGTGCTGGCGACGGGCGGTGGCGCCTATATGAATGCCGAAACGCGCGAGCGCATCGCCAAGCTCGGTATCTCGGTCTGGCTCAAGGCCGAGCCGGATGTGCTGATGCGCCGCGTCCGCAAGCGCTCGAACCGGCCGCTGCTGCAGACAGCCGACCCCGACGCGACGCTGCGCCGGATGCTGACCGAGCGCGAGCCGCTCTATGCACTGGCCGACCTCACCTTGATCTCGCGCGACGATCCCCTTGACGTCGTGGTCGAGGATGTCGTCGCGGTGCTCGGCCAGTATCTGCGGCAGCCGCCATTCGGGTCGCAAGAATCTTGTGGGTCGCAAGAGTCATGA
- the aroB gene encoding 3-dehydroquinate synthase yields MTIPAQENPGGRIIVPVALEGRSYDIHIGRHQLCEAAALIARLAPGAKAALVTDTHVAELHAPAFEACLHQEGIAATRIVIPPGEASKSYARLIELCDALLAAKIERQDLVIALGGGVVGDLTGFAAAVLRRGVRFIQIPTSLLAQVDSSVGGKTGINSTHGKNLIGAFHQPALVIADTALLDTLSEREFKAGYAEVVKYGLIDDAGFFDWCEINWSRIISGGPERDYAVAVACRAKAAIVARDEREEGDRALLNLGHTFAHALERLTNYDSTRLVHGEAVAIGLALAFRFSQRLGLCSGQDAVRVARHLDQVGLPSRLQQVPGGAGHADEIVAAMAQDKKVKRGAMTFILAHGIGKSFIAPGVAAGEVKAFIETELAVNGKAA; encoded by the coding sequence ATGACTATTCCAGCTCAAGAAAATCCGGGCGGGCGGATCATCGTCCCGGTCGCGCTCGAAGGCCGGTCCTACGATATCCATATCGGCCGCCATCAACTTTGCGAGGCAGCGGCCCTGATCGCGCGGCTCGCGCCGGGCGCGAAGGCGGCGCTGGTGACGGACACGCATGTCGCGGAATTGCATGCCCCGGCCTTCGAGGCCTGCCTGCACCAGGAGGGGATCGCGGCGACCCGCATCGTGATCCCGCCGGGCGAAGCCTCGAAATCCTATGCCAGGCTGATCGAGCTCTGCGACGCGCTGCTGGCGGCCAAGATCGAGCGCCAGGATCTCGTCATCGCGCTCGGCGGCGGCGTCGTCGGCGATCTCACCGGCTTCGCGGCCGCGGTGCTGCGGCGTGGCGTGCGCTTCATCCAGATTCCGACGAGCCTCTTGGCCCAGGTCGATTCCTCCGTCGGCGGCAAGACCGGGATCAACTCCACACACGGCAAAAATCTGATCGGCGCCTTCCACCAGCCTGCACTGGTCATTGCCGACACCGCATTGCTCGACACGCTGAGCGAGCGCGAGTTCAAGGCCGGCTATGCCGAGGTGGTGAAATACGGGCTGATCGACGACGCCGGCTTCTTTGACTGGTGCGAGATCAATTGGAGCCGGATCATCAGCGGCGGGCCCGAGCGCGACTACGCGGTGGCGGTTGCTTGCCGGGCCAAGGCCGCGATCGTCGCGCGTGACGAGCGCGAGGAGGGCGACCGGGCGCTGCTCAATCTCGGCCATACCTTCGCGCATGCGCTGGAGCGGCTGACGAACTACGATTCGACGCGTCTCGTCCATGGCGAGGCGGTCGCGATCGGGCTTGCGCTCGCCTTCCGCTTCTCGCAGCGCCTGGGGCTGTGCTCGGGCCAGGACGCAGTCCGCGTCGCCCGCCATCTCGACCAGGTCGGGCTTCCGAGCCGGCTCCAGCAGGTGCCGGGCGGAGCGGGCCACGCCGACGAGATCGTGGCGGCGATGGCGCAGGACAAGAAGGTCAAGCGCGGCGCCATGACCTTTATCCTGGCGCATGGCATCGGCAAGAGCTTCATCGCGCCGGGCGTCGCGGCCGGGGAGGTCAAGGCGTTCATCGAGACGGAACTCGCGGTGAACGGCAAGGCAGCCTGA
- a CDS encoding DUF1330 domain-containing protein, which produces MTAYAIAHLQDVDLGPEILSYISAIDATLIPFGGRFLVHGATPEVVEGPWPGDLVMIAFPDMEAVRGWYASPAYQEILPLRTRNSTSVTMLVDGVPEGYKATQVLAKLG; this is translated from the coding sequence ATGACCGCCTACGCCATTGCCCATCTGCAAGACGTCGATCTCGGACCGGAGATTTTGAGCTACATCAGCGCGATCGACGCGACCCTCATCCCGTTCGGCGGCCGCTTCCTGGTTCATGGAGCGACGCCGGAGGTCGTGGAAGGGCCATGGCCGGGCGATCTCGTCATGATCGCTTTCCCCGACATGGAGGCAGTGCGCGGCTGGTACGCTTCACCCGCCTACCAGGAGATCCTGCCGTTGAGGACGCGGAATTCGACGAGCGTCACCATGTTGGTCGATGGTGTGCCCGAGGGCTACAAAGCCACGCAGGTGCTGGCCAAGCTTGGCTAA
- a CDS encoding calcium:proton antiporter has product MILRLACAWATVAAFLLFGGGLLGQLGTPLASAAIFLWLLGIIIWAAFGVVHEAEILAGRLGEPFGTLILTLSIVIIEVALISAVMLGAKGAPTLGRDTMFAVLMIVLNGVVGIGLLVGGRRHFAQSYNLKGASSYLAVIIPLTVIPLVLPNFTTSTSNGTLTTLQSVSFSLFTIALYGAFLVLQTGRHRSFFQEPTREQAPLPRTAMSGDDEPSENDHGHDDPGGATATHVVLLLANILPIVILAKSLAAVLDFGIIKLGAPVALGGILIAMVVFTPECIAALRAISANQLQRAINLCLGAAASTLGLTVPAVLAIGLLTGQEVVLGLSGTNMVILAMTLLLSTLTFTGTRTTMLEGAVHLAVFFVFLVLVFSP; this is encoded by the coding sequence ATGATCCTCCGCCTCGCCTGCGCCTGGGCAACCGTTGCCGCTTTCCTGCTCTTCGGAGGCGGCCTGCTCGGTCAGCTCGGCACGCCGCTGGCGTCTGCAGCGATCTTCCTGTGGCTGCTGGGGATCATCATCTGGGCGGCATTCGGTGTGGTTCACGAGGCGGAGATCCTGGCCGGTCGGCTCGGCGAGCCTTTCGGGACGCTGATCCTGACGCTCTCGATCGTGATCATCGAGGTGGCGCTGATCTCGGCTGTGATGCTTGGGGCCAAGGGCGCGCCGACGCTGGGGCGCGACACCATGTTCGCGGTGCTGATGATCGTGCTCAACGGTGTGGTCGGCATCGGCCTGCTGGTGGGCGGCCGACGCCATTTCGCGCAGAGCTACAATCTGAAAGGCGCGTCTTCTTATCTCGCGGTGATCATTCCCCTGACCGTAATCCCGCTTGTGCTGCCGAATTTCACGACATCGACCAGCAACGGCACGCTGACGACGTTGCAATCGGTCTCTTTCTCGCTGTTCACCATCGCGCTCTACGGCGCCTTCCTCGTGCTCCAGACCGGACGCCACCGCTCCTTTTTCCAGGAGCCTACGCGCGAGCAGGCGCCGCTGCCTCGTACCGCCATGTCCGGCGATGACGAGCCCAGCGAGAACGACCACGGCCATGACGATCCAGGCGGCGCGACCGCGACGCATGTCGTCCTGCTGCTCGCCAACATCCTGCCGATCGTCATCCTGGCGAAGAGCCTGGCGGCGGTGCTGGATTTCGGCATCATCAAGCTCGGTGCTCCCGTCGCGCTCGGCGGTATCCTGATCGCCATGGTGGTGTTCACGCCGGAATGCATCGCGGCGCTGCGGGCGATCAGCGCCAACCAGCTCCAGCGCGCGATCAATCTGTGCCTCGGCGCGGCGGCCTCGACGCTCGGCCTGACCGTGCCAGCCGTGCTCGCGATCGGCCTGTTGACGGGACAGGAGGTCGTGCTCGGCCTGTCGGGAACCAATATGGTCATCCTGGCGATGACGCTGCTGCTCTCGACGCTGACCTTCACCGGCACGCGCACGACGATGCTGGAGGGCGCGGTGCATCTCGCGGTGTTCTTCGTGTTTTTAGTGCTGGTGTTCAGCCCGTAA